A stretch of the Corylus avellana chromosome ca6, CavTom2PMs-1.0 genome encodes the following:
- the LOC132185217 gene encoding isoaspartyl peptidase/L-asparaginase-like, with amino-acid sequence MGGHFEGPAVSPGSAAGIAFEGNTNVLNSEKENWYRFGYFVLTETEQGVETVDSSHFITPQNIERLQQAKEANAVQLDYTQPIQMDVKKETPKTDGDSQIGTVGCVAVDSDGNLAAATSTGGFVNKMVGRIGDTPIIGAGTYANNLVAVSATGKGEAIIRGTVARDVAALMEFKGLSLKEAAAYVVEESVPRGNVGLVAVSAKGEVTMALNTTGMFRACATEDGYSEIAIWPSV; translated from the exons ATGGGAGGTCATTTTGAAGGGCCTGCTGTTTCTCCTGGCAGTGCTGCAGGGATCGCTTTTGAGGGGAACACGAATG TTTTaaattcagaaaaagaaaactggTATCGCTTTGGGTATTTTGTCTTGACTGAAACTGAGCAA GGTGTTGAAACTGTAGATTCGAGCCATTTTATAACTCCACAAAACATTGAGAGGCTTCAACAGGCAAAAGAAGCCAATGCAGTTCAG CTTGATTATACTCAACCCattcaaatggatgtgaagaaAGAAACACCAAAAACTGACGGTGATAGCCAAATTGGGACAGTTGGATGTGTGGCTGTTGATAGTGATGGGAATTTAGCTGCTGCAACTTCTACTGGTGGATTTGTCAACAAGATGGTTGGCAGGATTGGGGACACGCCGATCATAGGGGCGGGGACATATGCCAATAATCTCGTCGCAGTTTCTGCCACGGGAAAAGGTGAAGCAATAATACGTGGCACTGTCGCAAGAGATGTAGCAGCTCTTATGGAATTCAAGGGTCTTTCTCTCAAGGAGGCTGCAGCTTATGTTGTAGAGGAGAGTGTTCCAAGAGGCAATGTTGGCTTGGTTGCTGTCTCTGCCAAAGGAGAAGTCACAATGGCTTTAAATACAACAGGGATGTTTCGAGCTTGTGCCACTGAAGATGGGTATTCAGAGATTGCAATATGGCCTTCTGTGTAG